Below is a window of Allomuricauda ruestringensis DSM 13258 DNA.
GTATATTTCCAGGGCTTTGTTGATTTTGCCAGCTTTTACCAATTCGTAGATGGCAACGGTCTCTGCCGGATATGCACAGACCAGCCCGGCCACCCATCCGTCCGCTCCTATCACCAAACTTTCCAAGCCCAGTGTATCCACTCCCGTAAAGACCTTTAAGCGGTCACCGAAGCGGTTCTTCAATCGAATCACATTTGTGATGTCCCTTGTGGATTCCTTGATGGCCTGAACATTCCCACATTCCAATAACTCCTCCATCATGTCCAAAGTTACCTCAATTTTATAATCCACCGGGTTATTATAGATCATTATGGGAAGCGATGTGCTGTTTGCTATGGCCTTGAAATACACTACTGTTTCATGATCGGTTGCCTTATAACGCATGGGAGGCAACACCATAAGTCCTTTAGCGCCCAATTTTTCTGCATTTTGTGCCACGGCTATGGCTTCTTTGGTACTCTGCTCTGCAATATTGATAATTACAGGAACCTTATGACCTACAATTTCCAAGGCGGTCTTGATCAAGGTTTCTTTTTCCTCTTTGGCCAAAGTGCTTGCTTCACCCAGAGTGCCACCCAAAATGATTCCGTGTACTCCAGCTTCAACTTGAGCCCTAATATTTTTTTCAAACATGGCAAGGTCCAATTCGTCCTCACTTGTAAATTTCGTTGTTACAGCAGGCATAACGCCTTCCCAATGTATCATAATGCTTAGTATTTTGATTACAAAAATAAAATACAACAAGCCAAGAATCGGTCTATTTATTAGCTCGTTGTGATACTATATTGACCCAAATTATTGACCAAGGACGATTTTTTAATGATATTTGTATAAAAAATGAAAGTTCTCCCATTCAAAATACCCAAACCCAAAGATGAAGCCTTGGTCTACCAAATAGACCGGGAACGGGTTTTTTATGACCAGCTTCATCAACATGCAGAAATTCAGATAAGTTATATTGCCAAAGGTTCCGGGTCTTTGATTGTGGGCGACTCTATTAGTGATTACAGGGAAGGGGATATCTTGGTTATTGGAGGGTATGTGCCCCATGCCTTTAAAAGTGATGTCTCCGCATCACCAAAATCGCTTATGTACACCTTGTTTTTTGACATTAATTCTTTTGGCAAGGAATTCTTTCGTATTACAGACCTTTCGTCAACTAAAGAGTTTTTTAAAAAATCGGAGCTTGGAATGCGAGTGATTTCCAATACAGAAATCATTATTGAAGAGTTCAACAAATTAAAGACGCAGAACAAAGTGGAGCAAATTGCCACGCTTTTGATCATAATCAGCCATATAATGCAATCAGAAACTGAACCCTTGTCTTCCTTTGTATATAGAAAGTCGTTCTCTGATGATGAAGGAAAACGGATGAACGATGTGTTCAAATATGCCATGGACAGGTTTCACGAGCCCATTAACCTTGATGAGGTGGCAGATGTAGCCAATATGAGCAAAAATGCTTTTTGTAGGTATTTTAAGAAGCGAACGAACAAGACTTTTTTCCAATTCTTGATCGAGATACGGATAGAAAATGCCTGCAAGCTTATTTTAAACAACCCAGAACTTGCCATTTCCATGATTTCCGATCAATGTGGTTTCAACAATATTGCGAATTTTAATAGAAAATTTAAAGAATTGAAGGGTTGTTCCCCCACACAATTTCGGTCCCAGTTTTAATTTGTCCCTTATCCCATAAGGAAAAAGAGCGTGGATTTCTTTCTTCATGAAATTTACACAACCCATTAAAATATAAAAGCGGATGGTGACCCATCCGCTTTTTCACTAAACTACAAACTCAAATAATCACTAAATAAGAATATGTTTGAATCGTATTTTTAATTTAATATCCAGGATTCTGGCTTAGATTGGTATTGGTATTCAATTCTTCCAAACCTATTGGAAACAATGTTGTATGTTCTCCTTGCGGTGTGTGGTTATACCAGTTTTTTGTCTGGTACACACCAAATCGGATCATATCGGATCTTCTTCTTGCCTCTGCGGCAAATTCCCAACCCAATTCATCCAAAAAACGACCGTAGGGCACCGCTGATTGATCTCCTGGATCATCAATGGTTCCATCTTCGGCCAAAGTACCGTACTCTACTGTGGTGTCACCTTCCAATTCAGCTCCGGTAACTGTTGCTTGGGCAGGGTCCTCAAAGGAACGCATACGTACTTCGGTCACAATGGCTGCTGCTTCATCGCTCTTATTGGTTCTAAGGAGAGCTTCGGCCTTCATCATGAGTACATCGGTATATCGTAAGAAAGGAAAATCTACACTGAGTCCTCCTGTTGCTCCTGATTCTATCTCATATTTTCCACATCGGAAACCATCGGTAAAATCACAATCATAAATACTTGGCATTTCTTTTCTCAAGGTCATTACCACACTACCATCCGACGCGTTCAATTGGTCCCCCATCAACCAAGTATCTTCCAAACGGTTGTCGTTTGGATTATAACTATCTATAAATTGTGGGTTACAGCTAGATCCTCCCCATGGTTGGGCCTGCATATCAAAAACCAGTCGGTGATCGGGCAAAAGCATTTTCATGTGTGCGTTCCATTGTCCTGCAAAAATTTGATCGTAGGGTATGGCAAACACCATTTCTGGATTAGTTTCATTTTCTGTTTTGAAAATGTCTGAATAACTAGGTGACAATTCAAATGCAGTGCTGTTGATGATTTCGTTACAAGCTTCTATAACCTTGCTCCATTGCGGGGTTCCGGTGTACACCTCAGCATTGAGATATACCCTTGCCAATACGTGATAAGCTGCCCACTTGGTCATACGACCATAGGTAGATTGATCAACGGTTTCTGTTAAACTGGGTATAACCTCGGTCAATTCAGATACTATAAAGTTATATACCTCGGCACGTTCGCTCTGTACCGGAAGTTCATCGCTATAGCTTGCAATAATTGGTACATTTCCGTGGGTGTCCACCAACATGGAATAGTATAGGGCCCTCAACGCCCTCATTTCGGCAACGATGGATGCTGCTTGCTCCTCACTAACGGGAAGTTCTCCCGATTCTATCTGAAGTATTACCCTATTGGCACTATTGATTCCATTAAAACAGGTAATCCATGTGTTTCTTGGCTGCCATTGGGTCTCTGTCCATTCATGGAAATGCATTCTTTTGTAGGTACCTCCATCATCCCATCCGTTGGGTCTTGTTGGGGTTACAAACATATCACCAGGCTCTTCCTGTAGATCAAAGTATCCCTGCCACCCCATTACAAAACGCATGGGTGTGTAGGCCGAGGCCATTACCGAAATTATATCCGACTCGGATGGCGTGAACGAAGACTCGGTTACTTCCGAGTACACTTCCTCTTCCAAATCGGTACATCCTATCGGCAGCAGTACTAGGCCGACAAGGAGTGTCAATAATTTTACTTTAAGTGAAATCACTTTGTTCGTTATATTTTTCATAATCTTATTTTTTTAGAATGTGAAGTTGATACCCAATGTAAATGTCCTTGTTGAAGGGTATTTATCCCTCTCGTCATTACCAGGGGACAATCCATTTCTGTTCACTTCAGGGTCTATCCCCTTATACCCTGTTATAGTAGCTAGGTTTAGACCTGATGCATAAATGCGGAAGCTCTGGGCAAACTTAATGGCATCTTTTGGCAAGGTGTAGCCCAAGGTAACGTTGTCTATCTTCAAGAAATCCCCATCTTCCACATAATAACTCACAAATCGCTGCACATCTTGCAATACGGCTTTGCCGTACACCATATCGTAAGCAGAATCCAAGGTATTGTAGCTTATTGTTGGGTTTTCATAGAACATCCGAGAGAAATTCAATATCTGATAGTCCAACGCGCCTCTTAAGTTGACCATCAAATCCCAGTTCTTGTACCTTACCGTATTGTTCCAACTGTAATATGCCTTTGGCAGTCCGTTACCCAATACTTGTCTGTCATCGTTTGTGGCTTCGGTGGCTGGAACCAAAGATCCATCCGGTCTTTCTATGACCCAAATACCGTCATCGGTAATGTCAACACTTTTTAGACCATAGAAATTACCAATTGGCTGTCCTTCTTGCACACGGTGCGTACTAATTTGAATAGGTTCACCGGTGTAGCCTTCATCAAAGAAATCATTGGTCAACTGGAATTCATCATTGGAAAGTGACATAATTTCGTTGGTGTTTGTAGAATATGTCAAGTTAGCGGTCCACTCAAAATTATCTGTTTGGAACGGAGTTACATTCAACAAAAATTCTACACCGGTATTCTTGATTTGTGCAACGTTGGCGGCAATGGTACCGAAAAAGTATGGAGGTGTTGGCACACTATAATTGAACAAAGCATCCTTTGTAGTTCTGTTATAATAATCAACAGATCCATTGATTCGTCCATCAAGAACACCAAAATCCAATCCCAGGTTAAACTCTTCCTTTTTCTCCCAACGTAAATTTGTATTGGCATTACGTGAAGGTATCAGTTGCCTTACCCATTGTCCGTTATTCAAGAAATAATCTCCGTAGGTAAGTCCGCTCAATGATTGATAATTGGAACCTGCATTGATTCCGGTAACCCCAAAACCAGTCCTTAACTTTAGGTTGGAAAGCCAATCCCAGTTTTCTGCAAAGGATTCTTGGTTTACACGCCATCCCACTGAAACACCTGGAAAATTACCCCATTTATAATCCTCACCAAATCGAGAGGAACCTTCACGGCGCAAACTTGCCATTAACAAATAGCGATCATCATAATTATAAGTGACCCTAGAGAAGAACGCAATCAATTTATCAGAATTCTTGTAGCTGCCCATTCCGGCCTCACCCAATTGAAGTCCTTGTCCGCTACCAAGGTTGTTATAAGTAAAGCCATCTGTTGGAAAACGGCGGTTTGTGGCCCAAAAGCCTTCGTTGGTATTATCTTCATAGTTGTAACCTACCAAACCTGTTACTTTGTGTTTTCCGAAACTATTGTCGTAATCCACGGTAAACTGGCCATAATTGCCTACATAATCATCCGTTCCCCTAGAAGCAAATCCCTCTTGTCCGTTTTTTGTGGTAGAAACATGATCCTTGGTTTGGTAAAACCCTCTAATATTTGAATTTCCTTTACGGGTATATAATCCCTTAACGGTAACATGATCTCCAAAATCATAACTCAAGGAAAAGTCGAATCTGGTGTTTCTATACCTGTTTTGGCCTATGGTTTCTTCAATATAGGCAACAGGGTTATCGTAGAAATATACATCCCTTTCGTACCAGCTTCCATCTTCATTGTATACTGGCTCAGTAGGATTCCTAATAATAGCCTGTCTGTATATGTATGGATTAAAGCTAACCCCATCACCCAAAGCATTATATGTTTGTTCGCTTAAAATCACCCCAACATTGGCCTTTAAACGATTATCGAACATCGCGTGGTTTACACTTACTCTGGCTGTGTGTTTTTTATTGTCCGATTTCTGAAAAATACCTTCTATATCTCGATAGTTCAATGAAGCTGTCATATTGGAAGTTGAGTTCCCTCCCCTGAAAATAAGGTTGTGTACTTGGCTAAAGGCATCTCTGGTAATTTGATCTACCCAATCTGTATTTGCGCCAAAATCCTGTAGGTTGGCCCCATTAAAGGTGTATCCCTCTTCAAATTTCTGTCTTAGTTCTCCTGCATCCAAAAAGTTCATTCGGTTGGCTATGGTAGAAAGTGAAGCATACCCATTGTATTCAATGGTTGATTTCATATCATTTGTTCCTTTCTTTGTTGTGATGATGATCACACCATTGGTGCCCCGGGTACCATATATTGCCGTAGCGGAACCGTCCTTAAGCACATCAATGGATTCGATATCCTCGGGTGCCACGGTATTTAAACTCCCAGGAACCCCATCGACCAAAACCAAGGGGTTGGTTCCACCCAAAATTGAAGATGTACCCCTTAAATTAATCTGTGTGCCTTCGGTCGGGTCGCCCGAGGGGGCCGATACCGACAGACCTGCAACTTTACCCTGAATAAGCTGTGCGGCATCCTTTACGTTACCCTGCACAAAATCCTCCGATTTTACCGTTGCCACCGAACTGGTTACATCGGCACGTTTTTGGGTACCGTAACCTATTACCACTACTTCGGAAAGCTGCTGGAGGTCTTCCTTCAGTACCACATTTATAGTAGATTTTCCTTGTACCGGTATTTCCTGGCTTAAAAAACCTAAATAGGAAAACACCAATACCGCATCGGATTGCGAGGTGGTAATTTCATAATTTCCATCAAAATCGCTGGCAGTACCATTGGTGGTATTCTTTTCCAATACCGATACACCTGCAATAGGTATCCCCTGCTCATCTGTGATGCTACCCGTAACCGTCTGTTGGGAAAACCCAGCTTGCGCCATGAAAACGCAGAGCAAGGACAAAACAATTTGTTTTTTTAAACGATTGGTTCCCAGACATTCTTTAAATAAAAAGCTAGCCAATTTCATAATACATTTTAATTTGTTTAGTTAATTCTCCAAGTAAAAAACCATTGCTCAACATCGTTAATGTTTTATTAAAGATTAATAAGCGTTAATTTCACACTTGTAAATGTAAACTTATGTATTAGAAGATTTCTGGAAATATTATCCGGTTTTGATATTATATTGACCAATCAAGGCTATTTTACTTGTCATAATCGACTTAATCCTATCAATACACCTATATTAAGTATAATTTACACACTTGTTTCTAAGGGATTGTTATTATTAAAAATTGGAAAGACACCCTTTTTACCTTCCATATAATCCTATCCTAAAAAAGAAACACATCATTCCCCCAACTCAAATTAAGTGCAGATAAAACCCTAACTTTAAAAGCCAATTTTTTAGACTTTGTACACCATAATTGACATAGAAACCACAGGTAACGGAATCAAGGGAAATAAGATTACCGAAATCTCTATTTTTAAATATGATGGTAACCAAGTCGTGGATGAATTCACTTCACTGGTAAACCCTCAATGTCCCATTCCCTATTTTATAACCGGACTTACAGGAATTGACGACCAAATGGTGCAAAATGCACCTACCTTCCCTGAAATTGCAGATACCGTACAATTCATTACGGAGGGTTGTATTTTTGTGGCCCACTCTGTTAATTTTGATTATGGTGTGATCAAAGAGGAGTTTCGACAAATTGGTGTTGATTTTACTCGTAAAAAGCTCTGTACGGTACGTTTATCCCGTAAGTTGATTCCCGGTCTACGTTCTTACAGTCTGGGAAAGCTGTGTTCTGCGGTTCAAATTCCCTTGGTGGATCGCCACCGTGCTCGGGGAGATGCGCATGCCACAGTGCTTTTGTTTGAAAAGCTTTTGAAAAAACCTGAATCGGAAGTGGTTTTTAAAAAGTTTTTGAATGCCCGAAGTCAAGAGGCCACCCTTCCGCCCCATCTGCCCAAATCTGTTTTTGAGAATATTCCCCAAAAACCCGGTATCTATTATTTTATGAACCAAAAAGGGGAAATTATATATGTGGGAAAGGCCATCAACTTAAAAAAAAGGGTGTTGGGCCATTTTTACGACAAGAGCCGCAAAGAAATCCAAATGTGCAGCGAAACGGCCAATATTGACTTTAAGTTGGCAGGCAGCGAATTAGTGGCCCTATTGATGGAATCCGCAGAAATAAAAAGATTGTTCCCACCATACAACCGTGCGCAAAAAAGAACTGGAAGGCAATACGCCATTTTCGCCTACGAAGACCGAAATGGAATTATGCACCTTGCCTACAATACCATTAAAGGGGTTCCCAACCCGTTAAAAGTGATTCATAACCCAACAGAGTGCCGAACATATTTGGAAGAAGTCTGCAAAAGCTTTTCGCTCTGCCCAAGATATTGCCATTTACAACAGACCAACGCGGCTTGTTCCCATCATGAGATAAATACCTGCGAAGGTATTTGTAGGGGCGATGAAAATCCTGAAGATTACAACCAAAAGGTTGAAGAAGCGATTGCGACCATGAAGCTATTGACTTCGGAGGTTCGAATCATCAAGGAAAAAGGCAGGGATGAAAACGAAAGTGCCGTGGTTTTGATTGCGGACGGTATCTACAAAGGTTTTGGCTTTATTGATACTGATATTCAAATTTCCAACCTAGAAGATGTAGAGGCCTTTATAACTCCACAAAAACATACCGTGGAAACCGAAAGTATTCTCACCCAATACTTTTTAAAACAGGACAAAAGCCAAGTATTGGCACCATAAATTAAGGGAAAGCTAAGCTTCTGGTTTCAGAGTAACTTTAAATTCGGCCGTCTCCTCCAACTTTTGAAATCCTTTATGCAATTGAGTTTGATTTACGGCATAGGGATAAAATGATATGGGTTCAATGCAGACCATATTCCGCACCTCTGTCCAGCACATAAAATTCCCAAAACCTTCGGTTTCAATAGTGATTTGTTTCTCATCCTTTAGTGTTATGGAAGTGCAATCTGCCACTTGAAGCGCCCGACTCCCAACTTCCAAAACCTCATCCAATGTAATCTCTTTGTCCTCGGCCACAATCATTGGCGATTTTGAATACAGTTTAAAAGCAGGATGATACCCTAACATAAAAGGCATCCCTTCTTCTCCTGAAACTTTAAAATGAACTTCCAGCCCATCATCGGTCAACAAAAAGGATTTCTCAAACCTAAAATCGTAAGGCCATGATAAAACCGCTTCGGTAGATTTTTCTGGAAATTTTGAATTGGAAACTTCAGTTCCCGAGCGGTATTGCTTTACAAAAACGGCAGAAGTATCGGTTTGGTGCTCCAACTCGTATTCCATTTGGCGCAAAAGTCCGTGTTGGTCTTGAATTGCTTCCCCTTTTGGTGTCTTTACACGAAAATCAGACTCGTTTACTGGGCCGATTATAGGGAACATTTCTGTATCGGCACTGTCCCACCCTGGGCTTCCTTTTTGGTGAATAAATTCGTGTCCGTTTACTTCATAACCCACAAGTTCCCCCGCATCAATCTTTACTACGGAAGTATTTGTTTTTAGTGTTACCATTATTTGGTGTTTATCAATCGGTAAATCAAAATGGCAGTACGTTT
It encodes the following:
- a CDS encoding AraC family transcriptional regulator, giving the protein MKVLPFKIPKPKDEALVYQIDRERVFYDQLHQHAEIQISYIAKGSGSLIVGDSISDYREGDILVIGGYVPHAFKSDVSASPKSLMYTLFFDINSFGKEFFRITDLSSTKEFFKKSELGMRVISNTEIIIEEFNKLKTQNKVEQIATLLIIISHIMQSETEPLSSFVYRKSFSDDEGKRMNDVFKYAMDRFHEPINLDEVADVANMSKNAFCRYFKKRTNKTFFQFLIEIRIENACKLILNNPELAISMISDQCGFNNIANFNRKFKELKGCSPTQFRSQF
- a CDS encoding dihydrodipicolinate synthase family protein — translated: MIHWEGVMPAVTTKFTSEDELDLAMFEKNIRAQVEAGVHGIILGGTLGEASTLAKEEKETLIKTALEIVGHKVPVIINIAEQSTKEAIAVAQNAEKLGAKGLMVLPPMRYKATDHETVVYFKAIANSTSLPIMIYNNPVDYKIEVTLDMMEELLECGNVQAIKESTRDITNVIRLKNRFGDRLKVFTGVDTLGLESLVIGADGWVAGLVCAYPAETVAIYELVKAGKINKALEIYRWFMPLLELDISPQLVQNIKLAEVATGIGTEHVRAPRLPLQGKERERVIKVIDDAMKNRPVLPEYKNLKSEV
- a CDS encoding exonuclease domain-containing protein gives rise to the protein MYTIIDIETTGNGIKGNKITEISIFKYDGNQVVDEFTSLVNPQCPIPYFITGLTGIDDQMVQNAPTFPEIADTVQFITEGCIFVAHSVNFDYGVIKEEFRQIGVDFTRKKLCTVRLSRKLIPGLRSYSLGKLCSAVQIPLVDRHRARGDAHATVLLFEKLLKKPESEVVFKKFLNARSQEATLPPHLPKSVFENIPQKPGIYYFMNQKGEIIYVGKAINLKKRVLGHFYDKSRKEIQMCSETANIDFKLAGSELVALLMESAEIKRLFPPYNRAQKRTGRQYAIFAYEDRNGIMHLAYNTIKGVPNPLKVIHNPTECRTYLEEVCKSFSLCPRYCHLQQTNAACSHHEINTCEGICRGDENPEDYNQKVEEAIATMKLLTSEVRIIKEKGRDENESAVVLIADGIYKGFGFIDTDIQISNLEDVEAFITPQKHTVETESILTQYFLKQDKSQVLAP
- a CDS encoding SusC/RagA family TonB-linked outer membrane protein is translated as MKLASFLFKECLGTNRLKKQIVLSLLCVFMAQAGFSQQTVTGSITDEQGIPIAGVSVLEKNTTNGTASDFDGNYEITTSQSDAVLVFSYLGFLSQEIPVQGKSTINVVLKEDLQQLSEVVVIGYGTQKRADVTSSVATVKSEDFVQGNVKDAAQLIQGKVAGLSVSAPSGDPTEGTQINLRGTSSILGGTNPLVLVDGVPGSLNTVAPEDIESIDVLKDGSATAIYGTRGTNGVIIITTKKGTNDMKSTIEYNGYASLSTIANRMNFLDAGELRQKFEEGYTFNGANLQDFGANTDWVDQITRDAFSQVHNLIFRGGNSTSNMTASLNYRDIEGIFQKSDNKKHTARVSVNHAMFDNRLKANVGVILSEQTYNALGDGVSFNPYIYRQAIIRNPTEPVYNEDGSWYERDVYFYDNPVAYIEETIGQNRYRNTRFDFSLSYDFGDHVTVKGLYTRKGNSNIRGFYQTKDHVSTTKNGQEGFASRGTDDYVGNYGQFTVDYDNSFGKHKVTGLVGYNYEDNTNEGFWATNRRFPTDGFTYNNLGSGQGLQLGEAGMGSYKNSDKLIAFFSRVTYNYDDRYLLMASLRREGSSRFGEDYKWGNFPGVSVGWRVNQESFAENWDWLSNLKLRTGFGVTGINAGSNYQSLSGLTYGDYFLNNGQWVRQLIPSRNANTNLRWEKKEEFNLGLDFGVLDGRINGSVDYYNRTTKDALFNYSVPTPPYFFGTIAANVAQIKNTGVEFLLNVTPFQTDNFEWTANLTYSTNTNEIMSLSNDEFQLTNDFFDEGYTGEPIQISTHRVQEGQPIGNFYGLKSVDITDDGIWVIERPDGSLVPATEATNDDRQVLGNGLPKAYYSWNNTVRYKNWDLMVNLRGALDYQILNFSRMFYENPTISYNTLDSAYDMVYGKAVLQDVQRFVSYYVEDGDFLKIDNVTLGYTLPKDAIKFAQSFRIYASGLNLATITGYKGIDPEVNRNGLSPGNDERDKYPSTRTFTLGINFTF
- a CDS encoding aldose 1-epimerase; protein product: MVTLKTNTSVVKIDAGELVGYEVNGHEFIHQKGSPGWDSADTEMFPIIGPVNESDFRVKTPKGEAIQDQHGLLRQMEYELEHQTDTSAVFVKQYRSGTEVSNSKFPEKSTEAVLSWPYDFRFEKSFLLTDDGLEVHFKVSGEEGMPFMLGYHPAFKLYSKSPMIVAEDKEITLDEVLEVGSRALQVADCTSITLKDEKQITIETEGFGNFMCWTEVRNMVCIEPISFYPYAVNQTQLHKGFQKLEETAEFKVTLKPEA
- a CDS encoding RagB/SusD family nutrient uptake outer membrane protein, whose product is MKNITNKVISLKVKLLTLLVGLVLLPIGCTDLEEEVYSEVTESSFTPSESDIISVMASAYTPMRFVMGWQGYFDLQEEPGDMFVTPTRPNGWDDGGTYKRMHFHEWTETQWQPRNTWITCFNGINSANRVILQIESGELPVSEEQAASIVAEMRALRALYYSMLVDTHGNVPIIASYSDELPVQSERAEVYNFIVSELTEVIPSLTETVDQSTYGRMTKWAAYHVLARVYLNAEVYTGTPQWSKVIEACNEIINSTAFELSPSYSDIFKTENETNPEMVFAIPYDQIFAGQWNAHMKMLLPDHRLVFDMQAQPWGGSSCNPQFIDSYNPNDNRLEDTWLMGDQLNASDGSVVMTLRKEMPSIYDCDFTDGFRCGKYEIESGATGGLSVDFPFLRYTDVLMMKAEALLRTNKSDEAAAIVTEVRMRSFEDPAQATVTGAELEGDTTVEYGTLAEDGTIDDPGDQSAVPYGRFLDELGWEFAAEARRRSDMIRFGVYQTKNWYNHTPQGEHTTLFPIGLEELNTNTNLSQNPGY